The following proteins come from a genomic window of Myxosarcina sp. GI1:
- a CDS encoding late competence development ComFB family protein: MGIKLIVEQALQDGYLTPAMEAEVGRICDAAAELSVEEYTALDKLMGALLTGEVVAVPRKQFINVMEELVLSEAITRVAEIEQTSDSSLDVGDIAAYALNRLPPLYATTEEGANYQRQRAREELQELIRQQVSEAIARYLDRPQFYPERQAISAKSDSNVATQLSSLLKDYAPSYESQTN, encoded by the coding sequence ATGGGAATCAAATTAATAGTAGAACAAGCTCTGCAAGATGGCTATCTAACTCCAGCTATGGAAGCAGAAGTTGGACGTATTTGCGATGCAGCAGCAGAATTATCTGTTGAAGAGTATACGGCTTTAGACAAACTTATGGGAGCTTTGCTTACAGGAGAAGTCGTAGCAGTTCCTCGCAAGCAGTTTATCAACGTCATGGAAGAGTTAGTTCTTAGCGAAGCAATTACTCGCGTTGCAGAAATCGAACAAACTAGCGACAGTTCTCTTGATGTTGGTGACATTGCCGCTTATGCTCTCAACCGCTTACCCCCTCTATACGCCACTACTGAAGAAGGAGCAAACTATCAGCGTCAAAGAGCCAGAGAAGAACTACAAGAGTTAATCCGCCAACAGGTAAGCGAAGCAATTGCTCGATATCTCGATCGACCACAATTTTATCCAGAACGACAGGCTATTAGTGCTAAAAGTGATTCTAATGTAGCTACTCAACTTAGCAGTCTATTAAAAGATTACGCTCCTAGTTATGAATCTCAGACTAATTAA
- a CDS encoding M23 family metallopeptidase, producing MLNALRSISTWAATTFLIAIPTAVNALEVDISPKAPQMGDTISVLITPDDNTSPPPIVNLEEKNYPVFPLGDRYRALIPTSPLDPPGKMTVRVEGEESTSNIGVWLKNRVFPIQRIWLTGKASRPATDTELEKVAEFKSLVTPQKFWNGTFTKPSSASVSTVFGVRRYYNGEFANDYYHKGVDYAGSSGSLVVAPTAGKVRLIGREDEDFHVHGNTIGIDHGQGVVSIFMHLQDIYVREGDMVQPGQRIGTVGSSGASTGPHLHWGLYVNGIAVDPVPWRFTGIE from the coding sequence ATGCTAAATGCTTTGAGAAGTATTTCTACTTGGGCAGCGACAACATTTTTAATCGCAATTCCTACCGCTGTGAACGCTTTAGAAGTAGATATATCGCCAAAGGCACCTCAAATGGGCGATACTATTTCGGTTTTAATAACTCCAGACGATAACACTAGTCCACCACCAATCGTAAATTTAGAAGAAAAAAATTATCCAGTTTTTCCACTTGGCGATCGCTATAGAGCTTTAATCCCAACTTCGCCTTTAGATCCTCCAGGTAAAATGACCGTTCGTGTCGAAGGGGAAGAATCGACCAGCAATATTGGTGTCTGGTTGAAAAATCGCGTCTTTCCCATTCAGCGCATTTGGTTGACTGGTAAAGCTTCCAGACCAGCTACTGACACCGAACTAGAAAAGGTAGCAGAATTTAAAAGTTTGGTTACACCTCAAAAGTTCTGGAACGGTACTTTCACTAAACCGAGTTCTGCATCAGTTTCTACGGTATTTGGGGTAAGGCGTTATTATAACGGTGAATTTGCTAATGATTATTACCATAAAGGCGTTGACTATGCAGGCAGCAGTGGTTCGTTAGTAGTCGCACCAACCGCAGGAAAAGTCAGGCTAATTGGCAGAGAAGACGAAGACTTTCACGTACATGGCAATACTATTGGTATCGATCACGGTCAAGGTGTAGTTAGTATATTTATGCATCTACAAGATATTTATGTGCGAGAAGGAGACATGGTTCAGCCAGGGCAGAGAATTGGTACGGTAGGTTCTTCGGGAGCTTCTACTGGTCCTCATCTACACTGGGGGTTGTACGTTAATGGTATAGCTGTAGACCCAGTTCCCTGGAGATTTACAGGAATTGAATAA
- a CDS encoding sigma-70 family RNA polymerase sigma factor: MSQSLPVSWSRVEVSETNNLVTSAKLSNYDLIVRCQEGSQPDRVAFAELLRRYQSHLNRLFYHLAPDWEERADLVQEVWIRVYRNINRLQEPAKFRGWLSRIATNLFYDELRKRKRVSTPLSLDAPLQMNDGEINWELPADTPGPDENLATREFYEHLHLAIAELPETFRTTIVLREIEGLAYEEIAEITNVSLGTVKSRIARARLKLQTVLQNYIDEE; encoded by the coding sequence ATGAGTCAATCTCTTCCTGTATCATGGTCAAGAGTTGAGGTGAGTGAAACTAACAATTTAGTGACTTCCGCAAAACTCTCTAACTACGATTTAATTGTGCGCTGTCAAGAAGGTTCGCAGCCCGACCGAGTAGCTTTTGCTGAATTATTACGGAGATATCAATCTCATTTAAATCGCCTGTTCTATCATTTAGCACCAGACTGGGAAGAAAGAGCCGATCTAGTTCAAGAAGTATGGATTCGCGTTTATCGTAATATCAATCGTTTGCAAGAACCAGCCAAATTTCGTGGATGGCTTAGTAGAATTGCAACCAATCTTTTTTATGATGAATTACGCAAACGCAAACGAGTGTCTACACCTCTATCTCTGGATGCACCACTACAGATGAATGATGGTGAAATAAATTGGGAACTTCCTGCCGATACTCCAGGACCCGATGAAAATTTAGCCACCAGGGAATTTTACGAACATTTGCATTTGGCGATTGCCGAGTTGCCTGAAACTTTTCGTACCACTATTGTGTTGCGAGAAATTGAAGGTTTGGCTTACGAAGAGATTGCCGAAATAACAAACGTGTCTTTAGGTACGGTAAAATCCAGAATTGCCAGAGCTAGATTAAAACTACAAACGGTATTGCAAAACTACATTGATGAAGAGTAG